A part of Ziziphus jujuba cultivar Dongzao chromosome 8, ASM3175591v1 genomic DNA contains:
- the LOC107413930 gene encoding wound-induced protein 1 — translation MRLLTGAPPSKDTFRFVPQSIASFGPIVLVEGCDHDRSISWVHAWTVTDGIITQVREYFNTSLTVTRLGNPTTLSPPSDFASSSSSTSEITSSHCPSVWESSVSDRVGHSVPGLVLAI, via the coding sequence ATGCGCTTGCTCACCGGTGCTCCTCCATCCAAGGACACCTTTCGATTCGTACCCCAATCCATCGCTTCCTTCGGCCCCATCGTCCTCGTCGAAGGCTGCGATCACGACCGTTCCATCTCTTGGGTTCACGCTTGGACCGTCACTGATGGGATAATCACCCAGGTTAGGGAGTACTTCAACACTTCCCTCACCGTCACTCGCCTTGGCAATCCCACTACTCTCTCTCCACCGTCTGATttcgcttcttcttcttcgtcaaCGTCTGAGATTACTTCTTCCCATTGCCCTTCCGTTTGGGAGAGCAGTGTCTCCGACCGGGTCGGGCATTCCGTGCCGGGTTTAGTCCTGGCAAtctaa
- the LOC125418125 gene encoding uncharacterized protein LOC125418125 isoform X3, which translates to MVFTDNGSGKGEIEESKGNQPKAEVSFDISGSQRTLLSEKKSPKHFGNTFTAVADRKRFFKFGSASAKFKRIAEGKDEISRTVASSSSHLRERLNGIFSRKIDWALVMKMCKEWIRNPMNMALFVWILCVAVSGAILFMVMIGMLNHVLTKKSQRDAWFEVNNQILNALFTLMCLYQHPKRFYHLILLCRWKPKDISRLRKIYCKNGTYKPHEWAHMMVVVLLLHVNCFAQYALCGLNWGYKRSERPAIGVGICISFAIAAPAISGVYLIVSPLGKDYDSEIDEEAQLQISPGERPEKLRLKSMEKRYSFALRDEQRVIENRPQWSGGILDFWDDLSIAYLSLFCSFCVFGWNMERLGFGNMFVHIFTFLLFCTAPSLIFNLAAVNIDNEGVREALGITGIILCAFGLLYGGFWRIQMRKRFNLPAYSFCFGQPALGDFTLWLCCCWCSLAQEVRTGNSYFIVEDKFCRKQLDNGDQLPISPLPREDGVAQYRSGPTSPLGNSFSPSKNNIAASPSPSGLSKEYYSPERPLATVKEESFEREHVYVYSVRMSARGTETDSLWIMKWYRRGSITED; encoded by the exons ATGGTGTTCACTGATAATGGAAGTGGCAAAGGGGAAATTGAGGAATCCAAAGGTAATCAACCAAAGGCTGAAGTTTCCTTCGACATTTCAGGGTCTCAAAGGACACTGCTAAGCGAAAAAAAATCTCCAAAACATTTTGGCAATACCTTCACTGCTGTTGCTGATAGAAAAAGGTTTTTCAAATTTGGTTCTGCATCTGCTAAGTTCAAGCGGATAGCTGAGGGAAAAGATGAGATTTCAAGAACTGTTGCTTCTTCTAGTAGTCATCTGAGAGAACGTCTCAACGGGATATTTTCTCGGAAAATTGATTGGGCGTTGGTTATGAAAATGTGCAAAGAATGGATTAGAAACCCAATGAACATGGCTCTTTTTGTATGGATTCTCTGTGTTGCTGTTTCGGGTGCAATCCTGTTCATGGTTATGATTGGAATGTTGAATCATGTGCTAACGAAGAAGTCCCAGAGAGATGCATGGTTTGAAGTCAATAACCAAATTCTTAATGCACTATTTACTCTTATGTGTTTGTACCAACATCCAAAGCGGTTCTACCACCTTATACTTCTATGTAGGTGGAAACCTAAAGATATTTCTAGACTTAGAAAGATTTACTGCAAGAATGGGACTTATAAACCCCATGAATGGGCACACATGATGGTGGTTGTTCTTCTACTCCATGTGAACTGTTTTGCTCAATATGCCCTTTGTGGTCTAAACTGGGGGTACAAGAGATCTGAACGACCAGCCATTGGGGTTGGAATATGTATCTCTTTTGCAATTGCTGCTCCTGCAATTTCAGGTGTGTATTTAATTGTCAGCCCTCTTGGTAAGGATTATGATTCTGAAATTGATGAGGAAGCACAGCTTCAAATTAGCCCTGGTGAGAGGCCAGAAAAGTTAAGATTGAAATCTATGGAGAAAAGATATTCATTTGCATTGAGGGATGAGCAGCGGGTCATCGAGAATAGACCACAGTGGAGTGGAGGGATACTTGACTTTTGGGATGACCTTTCTATAGCATATCTCTCACTCTTTTGCAGTTTTTGTGTGTTTGGATGGAATATGGAGAGACTTGGATTTGGAAATATGTTTGTTCATATTTTTACCTTTCTTCTGTTTTGCACGGCTCCTTCCTTGATTTTTAACTTGGCTGCTGTAAACATTGACAATGAGGGTGTTCGTGAGGCTCTGGGCATTACCGGCATAATTCTTTGTGCATTTGGGTTGCTCTATGGTGGCTTCTGGAGGATTCAGATGAGAAAGAGATTCAATTTGCCTGCTTATAGCTTTTGTTTTGGTCAACCAGCGTTGGGCGATTTCACATTGTGGCTTTGCTGTTGTTGGTGTTCTCTTGCTCAAGAAGTGCGAACTGGGAATTCTTACTTCATTGTGGAAGATAAGTTTTGCAGAAAACAGCTGGACAATGGTGACCAGTTACCAATTTCACCTTTGCCTCGTGAAGATGGAGTGGCTCAGTACAGATCTGGCCCAACTTCTCCGCTAGGAAACAGCTTTAGCCCATCCAAGAACAATATAGCCGCTTCTCCAAGTCCGAGCGGACTTTCGAAGGAATATTATAGTCCAGAGAGGCCACTTGCAACGGTGAAAGAAGAGTCTTTTGAAAGAG AGCATGTGTATGTGTATTCTGTGCGTATGTCTGCACGAGGGACAGAGACAGACAGCTTGTGGATTATGAAGTGGTACCGACGTGGCTCAATCACTGAG GATTAG
- the LOC125418125 gene encoding uncharacterized protein LOC125418125 isoform X1 — protein sequence MVFTDNGSGKGEIEESKGNQPKAEVSFDISGSQRTLLSEKKSPKHFGNTFTAVADRKRFFKFGSASAKFKRIAEGKDEISRTVASSSSHLRERLNGIFSRKIDWALVMKMCKEWIRNPMNMALFVWILCVAVSGAILFMVMIGMLNHVLTKKSQRDAWFEVNNQILNALFTLMCLYQHPKRFYHLILLCRWKPKDISRLRKIYCKNGTYKPHEWAHMMVVVLLLHVNCFAQYALCGLNWGYKRSERPAIGVGICISFAIAAPAISGVYLIVSPLGKDYDSEIDEEAQLQISPGERPEKLRLKSMEKRYSFALRDEQRVIENRPQWSGGILDFWDDLSIAYLSLFCSFCVFGWNMERLGFGNMFVHIFTFLLFCTAPSLIFNLAAVNIDNEGVREALGITGIILCAFGLLYGGFWRIQMRKRFNLPAYSFCFGQPALGDFTLWLCCCWCSLAQEVRTGNSYFIVEDKFCRKQLDNGDQLPISPLPREDGVAQYRSGPTSPLGNSFSPSKNNIAASPSPSGLSKEYYSPERPLATVKEESFEREHVYVYSVRMSARGTETDSLWIMKWYRRGSITEGNLCAMCLTAMRERCNAVVLIGCASCQCGLMKIISSKL from the exons ATGGTGTTCACTGATAATGGAAGTGGCAAAGGGGAAATTGAGGAATCCAAAGGTAATCAACCAAAGGCTGAAGTTTCCTTCGACATTTCAGGGTCTCAAAGGACACTGCTAAGCGAAAAAAAATCTCCAAAACATTTTGGCAATACCTTCACTGCTGTTGCTGATAGAAAAAGGTTTTTCAAATTTGGTTCTGCATCTGCTAAGTTCAAGCGGATAGCTGAGGGAAAAGATGAGATTTCAAGAACTGTTGCTTCTTCTAGTAGTCATCTGAGAGAACGTCTCAACGGGATATTTTCTCGGAAAATTGATTGGGCGTTGGTTATGAAAATGTGCAAAGAATGGATTAGAAACCCAATGAACATGGCTCTTTTTGTATGGATTCTCTGTGTTGCTGTTTCGGGTGCAATCCTGTTCATGGTTATGATTGGAATGTTGAATCATGTGCTAACGAAGAAGTCCCAGAGAGATGCATGGTTTGAAGTCAATAACCAAATTCTTAATGCACTATTTACTCTTATGTGTTTGTACCAACATCCAAAGCGGTTCTACCACCTTATACTTCTATGTAGGTGGAAACCTAAAGATATTTCTAGACTTAGAAAGATTTACTGCAAGAATGGGACTTATAAACCCCATGAATGGGCACACATGATGGTGGTTGTTCTTCTACTCCATGTGAACTGTTTTGCTCAATATGCCCTTTGTGGTCTAAACTGGGGGTACAAGAGATCTGAACGACCAGCCATTGGGGTTGGAATATGTATCTCTTTTGCAATTGCTGCTCCTGCAATTTCAGGTGTGTATTTAATTGTCAGCCCTCTTGGTAAGGATTATGATTCTGAAATTGATGAGGAAGCACAGCTTCAAATTAGCCCTGGTGAGAGGCCAGAAAAGTTAAGATTGAAATCTATGGAGAAAAGATATTCATTTGCATTGAGGGATGAGCAGCGGGTCATCGAGAATAGACCACAGTGGAGTGGAGGGATACTTGACTTTTGGGATGACCTTTCTATAGCATATCTCTCACTCTTTTGCAGTTTTTGTGTGTTTGGATGGAATATGGAGAGACTTGGATTTGGAAATATGTTTGTTCATATTTTTACCTTTCTTCTGTTTTGCACGGCTCCTTCCTTGATTTTTAACTTGGCTGCTGTAAACATTGACAATGAGGGTGTTCGTGAGGCTCTGGGCATTACCGGCATAATTCTTTGTGCATTTGGGTTGCTCTATGGTGGCTTCTGGAGGATTCAGATGAGAAAGAGATTCAATTTGCCTGCTTATAGCTTTTGTTTTGGTCAACCAGCGTTGGGCGATTTCACATTGTGGCTTTGCTGTTGTTGGTGTTCTCTTGCTCAAGAAGTGCGAACTGGGAATTCTTACTTCATTGTGGAAGATAAGTTTTGCAGAAAACAGCTGGACAATGGTGACCAGTTACCAATTTCACCTTTGCCTCGTGAAGATGGAGTGGCTCAGTACAGATCTGGCCCAACTTCTCCGCTAGGAAACAGCTTTAGCCCATCCAAGAACAATATAGCCGCTTCTCCAAGTCCGAGCGGACTTTCGAAGGAATATTATAGTCCAGAGAGGCCACTTGCAACGGTGAAAGAAGAGTCTTTTGAAAGAG AGCATGTGTATGTGTATTCTGTGCGTATGTCTGCACGAGGGACAGAGACAGACAGCTTGTGGATTATGAAGTGGTACCGACGTGGCTCAATCACTGAG GGAAATTTGTGTGCTATGTGTCTCACAGCAATGCGTGAAAGGTGTAATGCAGTGGTTTTAATTGGTTGTGCAAGTTGCCAGTGTGGACTTATGAAGATTATATCATCAAAGCTTTGA
- the LOC125418125 gene encoding uncharacterized protein LOC125418125 isoform X2: protein MVFTDNGSGKGEIEESKGNQPKAEVSFDISGSQRTLLSEKKSPKHFGNTFTAVADRKRFFKFGSASAKFKRIAEGKDEISRTVASSSSHLRERLNGIFSRKIDWALVMKMCKEWIRNPMNMALFVWILCVAVSGAILFMVMIGMLNHVLTKKSQRDAWFEVNNQILNALFTLMCLYQHPKRFYHLILLCRWKPKDISRLRKIYCKNGTYKPHEWAHMMVVVLLLHVNCFAQYALCGLNWGYKRSERPAIGVGICISFAIAAPAISGVYLIVSPLGKDYDSEIDEEAQLQISPGERPEKLRLKSMEKRYSFALRDEQRVIENRPQWSGGILDFWDDLSIAYLSLFCSFCVFGWNMERLGFGNMFVHIFTFLLFCTAPSLIFNLAAVNIDNEGVREALGITGIILCAFGLLYGGFWRIQMRKRFNLPAYSFCFGQPALGDFTLWLCCCWCSLAQEVRTGNSYFIVEDKFCRKQLDNGDQLPISPLPREDGVAQYRSGPTSPLGNSFSPSKNNIAASPSPSGLSKEYYSPERPLATVKEESFERDFTFTSMHLNGNVLMGVCNRACVCVFCAYVCTRDRDRQLVDYEVVPTWLNH from the exons ATGGTGTTCACTGATAATGGAAGTGGCAAAGGGGAAATTGAGGAATCCAAAGGTAATCAACCAAAGGCTGAAGTTTCCTTCGACATTTCAGGGTCTCAAAGGACACTGCTAAGCGAAAAAAAATCTCCAAAACATTTTGGCAATACCTTCACTGCTGTTGCTGATAGAAAAAGGTTTTTCAAATTTGGTTCTGCATCTGCTAAGTTCAAGCGGATAGCTGAGGGAAAAGATGAGATTTCAAGAACTGTTGCTTCTTCTAGTAGTCATCTGAGAGAACGTCTCAACGGGATATTTTCTCGGAAAATTGATTGGGCGTTGGTTATGAAAATGTGCAAAGAATGGATTAGAAACCCAATGAACATGGCTCTTTTTGTATGGATTCTCTGTGTTGCTGTTTCGGGTGCAATCCTGTTCATGGTTATGATTGGAATGTTGAATCATGTGCTAACGAAGAAGTCCCAGAGAGATGCATGGTTTGAAGTCAATAACCAAATTCTTAATGCACTATTTACTCTTATGTGTTTGTACCAACATCCAAAGCGGTTCTACCACCTTATACTTCTATGTAGGTGGAAACCTAAAGATATTTCTAGACTTAGAAAGATTTACTGCAAGAATGGGACTTATAAACCCCATGAATGGGCACACATGATGGTGGTTGTTCTTCTACTCCATGTGAACTGTTTTGCTCAATATGCCCTTTGTGGTCTAAACTGGGGGTACAAGAGATCTGAACGACCAGCCATTGGGGTTGGAATATGTATCTCTTTTGCAATTGCTGCTCCTGCAATTTCAGGTGTGTATTTAATTGTCAGCCCTCTTGGTAAGGATTATGATTCTGAAATTGATGAGGAAGCACAGCTTCAAATTAGCCCTGGTGAGAGGCCAGAAAAGTTAAGATTGAAATCTATGGAGAAAAGATATTCATTTGCATTGAGGGATGAGCAGCGGGTCATCGAGAATAGACCACAGTGGAGTGGAGGGATACTTGACTTTTGGGATGACCTTTCTATAGCATATCTCTCACTCTTTTGCAGTTTTTGTGTGTTTGGATGGAATATGGAGAGACTTGGATTTGGAAATATGTTTGTTCATATTTTTACCTTTCTTCTGTTTTGCACGGCTCCTTCCTTGATTTTTAACTTGGCTGCTGTAAACATTGACAATGAGGGTGTTCGTGAGGCTCTGGGCATTACCGGCATAATTCTTTGTGCATTTGGGTTGCTCTATGGTGGCTTCTGGAGGATTCAGATGAGAAAGAGATTCAATTTGCCTGCTTATAGCTTTTGTTTTGGTCAACCAGCGTTGGGCGATTTCACATTGTGGCTTTGCTGTTGTTGGTGTTCTCTTGCTCAAGAAGTGCGAACTGGGAATTCTTACTTCATTGTGGAAGATAAGTTTTGCAGAAAACAGCTGGACAATGGTGACCAGTTACCAATTTCACCTTTGCCTCGTGAAGATGGAGTGGCTCAGTACAGATCTGGCCCAACTTCTCCGCTAGGAAACAGCTTTAGCCCATCCAAGAACAATATAGCCGCTTCTCCAAGTCCGAGCGGACTTTCGAAGGAATATTATAGTCCAGAGAGGCCACTTGCAACGGTGAAAGAAGAGTCTTTTGAAAGAG ATTTCACTTTCACAAGCATGCACCTGAATGGAAATGTGCTAATGGGGGTATGCAACAGAGCATGTGTATGTGTATTCTGTGCGTATGTCTGCACGAGGGACAGAGACAGACAGCTTGTGGATTATGAAGTGGTACCGACGTGGCTCAATCACTGA
- the LOC125418125 gene encoding uncharacterized protein LOC125418125 isoform X4: protein MVFTDNGSGKGEIEESKGNQPKAEVSFDISGSQRTLLSEKKSPKHFGNTFTAVADRKRFFKFGSASAKFKRIAEGKDEISRTVASSSSHLRERLNGIFSRKIDWALVMKMCKEWIRNPMNMALFVWILCVAVSGAILFMVMIGMLNHVLTKKSQRDAWFEVNNQILNALFTLMCLYQHPKRFYHLILLCRWKPKDISRLRKIYCKNGTYKPHEWAHMMVVVLLLHVNCFAQYALCGLNWGYKRSERPAIGVGICISFAIAAPAISGVYLIVSPLGKDYDSEIDEEAQLQISPGERPEKLRLKSMEKRYSFALRDEQRVIENRPQWSGGILDFWDDLSIAYLSLFCSFCVFGWNMERLGFGNMFVHIFTFLLFCTAPSLIFNLAAVNIDNEGVREALGITGIILCAFGLLYGGFWRIQMRKRFNLPAYSFCFGQPALGDFTLWLCCCWCSLAQEVRTGNSYFIVEDKFCRKQLDNGDQLPISPLPREDGVAQYRSGPTSPLGNSFSPSKNNIAASPSPSGLSKEYYSPERPLATVKEESFERGKDETMIPPAPSLIQREAS from the coding sequence ATGGTGTTCACTGATAATGGAAGTGGCAAAGGGGAAATTGAGGAATCCAAAGGTAATCAACCAAAGGCTGAAGTTTCCTTCGACATTTCAGGGTCTCAAAGGACACTGCTAAGCGAAAAAAAATCTCCAAAACATTTTGGCAATACCTTCACTGCTGTTGCTGATAGAAAAAGGTTTTTCAAATTTGGTTCTGCATCTGCTAAGTTCAAGCGGATAGCTGAGGGAAAAGATGAGATTTCAAGAACTGTTGCTTCTTCTAGTAGTCATCTGAGAGAACGTCTCAACGGGATATTTTCTCGGAAAATTGATTGGGCGTTGGTTATGAAAATGTGCAAAGAATGGATTAGAAACCCAATGAACATGGCTCTTTTTGTATGGATTCTCTGTGTTGCTGTTTCGGGTGCAATCCTGTTCATGGTTATGATTGGAATGTTGAATCATGTGCTAACGAAGAAGTCCCAGAGAGATGCATGGTTTGAAGTCAATAACCAAATTCTTAATGCACTATTTACTCTTATGTGTTTGTACCAACATCCAAAGCGGTTCTACCACCTTATACTTCTATGTAGGTGGAAACCTAAAGATATTTCTAGACTTAGAAAGATTTACTGCAAGAATGGGACTTATAAACCCCATGAATGGGCACACATGATGGTGGTTGTTCTTCTACTCCATGTGAACTGTTTTGCTCAATATGCCCTTTGTGGTCTAAACTGGGGGTACAAGAGATCTGAACGACCAGCCATTGGGGTTGGAATATGTATCTCTTTTGCAATTGCTGCTCCTGCAATTTCAGGTGTGTATTTAATTGTCAGCCCTCTTGGTAAGGATTATGATTCTGAAATTGATGAGGAAGCACAGCTTCAAATTAGCCCTGGTGAGAGGCCAGAAAAGTTAAGATTGAAATCTATGGAGAAAAGATATTCATTTGCATTGAGGGATGAGCAGCGGGTCATCGAGAATAGACCACAGTGGAGTGGAGGGATACTTGACTTTTGGGATGACCTTTCTATAGCATATCTCTCACTCTTTTGCAGTTTTTGTGTGTTTGGATGGAATATGGAGAGACTTGGATTTGGAAATATGTTTGTTCATATTTTTACCTTTCTTCTGTTTTGCACGGCTCCTTCCTTGATTTTTAACTTGGCTGCTGTAAACATTGACAATGAGGGTGTTCGTGAGGCTCTGGGCATTACCGGCATAATTCTTTGTGCATTTGGGTTGCTCTATGGTGGCTTCTGGAGGATTCAGATGAGAAAGAGATTCAATTTGCCTGCTTATAGCTTTTGTTTTGGTCAACCAGCGTTGGGCGATTTCACATTGTGGCTTTGCTGTTGTTGGTGTTCTCTTGCTCAAGAAGTGCGAACTGGGAATTCTTACTTCATTGTGGAAGATAAGTTTTGCAGAAAACAGCTGGACAATGGTGACCAGTTACCAATTTCACCTTTGCCTCGTGAAGATGGAGTGGCTCAGTACAGATCTGGCCCAACTTCTCCGCTAGGAAACAGCTTTAGCCCATCCAAGAACAATATAGCCGCTTCTCCAAGTCCGAGCGGACTTTCGAAGGAATATTATAGTCCAGAGAGGCCACTTGCAACGGTGAAAGAAGAGTCTTTTGAAAGAGGTAAGGATGAAACTATGATCCCACCTGCTCCATCGTTAATACAAAGAGAAGCCTCATAG
- the LOC107413932 gene encoding alpha-soluble NSF attachment protein 2 yields the protein MGDQLARADDFEKKAEKKLSGWGLFGSKYEDAADLFDKAANSYKLAKAWDKAGATYVKLVNCHLKLDSKHEAAQAYVDAAHCYKKTSAKEAISCLEQAVNFFCDIGRLNMAARYYKEIAELYESEQNLEKAIEFFDRAAELFQSEEVTSTANQCKQKVAQFAAQLEQYQKSIEIYEEIARHSLGNHLLKYGVKGHLLNAGICHLCRGDVVAITNALEKYQELDPTFSGTRECKFLADVAAAIDEEDIAKFTDVVKEFDSMTPLDQWKTTLLLRVKEKLKAKELEDDDLT from the exons ATGGGGGATCAGCTAGCCAGAGCAGATGATTTCGAGAAGAAAGCAGAGAAAAAGCTCAGCGGCTGGGGTTTGTTCGGTTCCAAATATGAAGACGCCGCCGATCTCTTCGATAAAGCCGCCAATTCCTACAAACTCGCCAAAGCct GGGACAAAGCCGGAGCAACATATGTCAAGTTAGTAAACTGCCATTTGAAG TTGGATAGCAAACATGAAGCAGCCCAAGCTTATGTTGATGCTGCTCATTGCTACAAGAAAACATCTGCAAAAG AGGCCATATCTTGCTTAGAGCAGGCAGTAAATTTCTTCTGTGATATTGGAAGGCTCAATATGGCTGCAAGATATTATAAG GAAATTGCTGAATTGTACGAGTCTGAACAGAATCTTGAGAAGGCAATTGAATTTTTTGATAGAGCAGCTGAATTGTTCCAGAGTGAAGAAGTAACTTCTACTGCCAATCAGTGCAAGCAAAAAGTTGCACAATTTGCTGCTCAACTGGAACA ATATCAGAAGTCTATTGAGATTTACGAAGAGATAGCTCGACATTCACTTGGCAATCACTTGCTGAAGTATGGAGTAAAAGGACATCTTCTAAATGCTGGAATCTGCCATCTTTGCAGAGGAGATGTTGTTGCAATTACCAATGCATTAGAGAAATACCAG GAACTAGATCCAACTTTTTCAGGGACAAGGGAGTGCAAATTTTTAGCG GATGTTGCTGCTGCAATCGATGAGGAAGACATTGCAAAATTTACTGATGTGGTGAAGGAATTTGATAGCATGACCCCACTG GATCAATGGAAGACAACCTTACTGTTAAGGGtgaaggaaaaactgaaagccAAGGAACTAGAGGATGACGATCTTACCTAA
- the LOC107413937 gene encoding amino acid transporter AVT6C-like: MRQNQKQKENDGKAVVDVPLLADFKSLDHQNAQTGASFTGSIFNISTTMIGAGIMSIPATMKVLGIVPGFVLILVVAFFVEVTVEFLLRYTHSGESNTYAGMAAESFGRFGSVTVQICVVITNLGCLIIYFIIVGDVLCGTESDGTVHLGVLQEWFGVHWWNSRAYALLFIAVFVMLPLVMLRRVDSLKHSSAVSILLAVFFVAVSSAMAIYALFKGKTQKLRLFPDFSQVSVFDLFTTIPVFVTGFGFHVNVHPIRAELGKASDMKPAVRISIVICIAIYFAIGFFGYLLFGDSIVADMLVNFDQNSDSTVGQILNDIVRLSYAVHLLLVYPVMNFSLRVNIDELLFPKKPDLASDTTRFVSMTCVLLALTYIVAIAVPNIWYFFQFMGSTTIVCLSFIFPGAIILRDVHGISTRGDKIIAILVIILALVTSIIAISTNLSGSET; the protein is encoded by the exons ATGAGACAGAATCAGAAGCAAAAGGAGAATGACGGCAAAGCCGTCGTGGATGTTCCACTTCTAGCCGACTTCAAGTCGTTGGATCACCAAAACGCACAAACTGGAGCGTCGTTCACCGGCTCCATCTTCAACATCTCGACGACCATGATCGGCGCCGGAATTATGTCGATTCCGGCGACAATGAAGGTACTGGGTATCGTTCCTGGGTTCGTACTGATTCTTGTGGTGGCTTTCTTCGTGGAAGTGACGGTTGAGTTCCTGTTGAGGTACACTCACTCCGGTGAGTCAAACACATATGCTGGTATGGCGGCCGAGTCATTTGGTCGCTTTGGCTCTGTGACTGTTCAGATTTGTGTGGTCATCACCAACCTTGGCTGCCTCatcatttactttattattGTTG GGGATGTGTTATGTGGGACTGAGTCAGACGGGACAGTGCACTTGGGAGTTCTACAAGAATGGTTTGGTGTGCACTGGTGGAATTCTCGTGCTTATGCACTTCTCTTCATTGCCGTCTTTGTTATGCTTCCTTTGGTCATGTTAAGAAGAGTAG ATTCACTAAAGCACAGTTCAGCAGTATCGATCTTGTTGGCTGTGTTTTTTGTTGCTGTAAGCTCAGCAATGGCAATATATGCATTGTTCAAAGGGAAGACTCAGAAACTGAGACTATTTCCAGATTTCTCTCAAGTCTCAGTTTTCGATCTTTTCACCACCATCCCAGTCTTTGTAACAGGTTTTGGATTCCATGTCAATG TTCATCCAATCAGAGCTGAGCTTGGTAAGGCTTCTGATATGAAACCTGCTGTTAGGATTTCCATTGTAATCTGCATCGCTATCTACTTCGCTATTGGATTCTTCGGCTACCTACTGTTTGGAGACTCAATCGTGGCAGACATGCTAGTAAATTTTGACCAAAACTCTGATTCAACAGTTGGACAAATTCTCAATGACATTGTTCGATTAAGCTATGCAGTCCATCTCCTGCTGGTTTATCCAGTAATGAACTTTTCTTTGAGGGTGAATATAGATGAACTTCTTTTCCCAAAGAAGCCCGATTTGGCTTCAGACACTACAAGATTCGTATCCATGACTTGTGTTTTGCTTGCCCTTACATACATAGTGGCAATAGCCGTTCCAAACATTTGGTATTTCTTTCAGTTCATGGGTTCCACAACCATAGTTTGCCTCTCTTTCATTTTCCCAGGCGCTATCATTCTTAG GGATGTTCATGGAATATCAACAAGAGGAGATAAGATCATTGCTATTTTGGTGATTATATTGGCTCTTGTGACAAGCATAATTGCAATATCCACCAATCTGTCTGGTTCAGAAACCTAA